From the genome of Vicia villosa cultivar HV-30 ecotype Madison, WI linkage group LG2, Vvil1.0, whole genome shotgun sequence, one region includes:
- the LOC131651080 gene encoding uncharacterized protein LOC131651080 translates to MLSNRNEIVRHPGCRKQIHEYAPDIQDQVRRAYILKGPTQPDLARFPRTQFGKSSRAFFKAWYKNYTWIEYSDSKDATYCFYCFLFKLPGGAEHFGYEVFNKDGLKDWKHASKGFKDHIGSHDSKHNSCMKHYDDYNNQRQSVISILDRATRESEELYKICLTCSLDCTRYLIAQGIAFRGHDEICTSLNKENFREMVDWVKSNDEKVREAFDRGPKNCTMTSGDIQKELAM, encoded by the coding sequence ATGTTAAGCAACCGGAATGAGATTGTGCGACATCCAGGATGTAGGAAACAAATTCATGAGTATGCTCCGGATATTCAAGACCAAGTGAGGAGGGCATATATATTGAAGGGTCCAACGCAACCAGATTTAGCAAGATTTCCTCGTACTCAATTTGGGAAGTCTTCAAGAGCATTTTTTAAAGCATGGTATAAGAATTATACATGGATTGAATACAGTGATTCGAAGGACGCAACTTATTGTTTCTATTGCTTTCTCTTTAAGCTGCCCGGGGGGGCCGAACACTTTGGTTACGAAGTCTTCAACAAAGACGGGTTAAAAGATTGGAAGCATGCATCTAAAGGCTTTAAAGATCATATTGGTAGTCATGATAGTAAGCATAACTCATGTATGAAGCACTATGACgattataataatcaaagacaAAGTGTTATAAGTATCTTGGATAGAGCAACTAGGGAATCAGAAGAATTGTATAAGATCTGTTTAACTTGTTCTTTAGATTGTACTAGATATCTCATAGCACAAGGCATTGCTTTCCGCGGCCATGATGAAATCTGTACTTCTCTAAACAAGGAAAATTTTAGAGAGATGGTGGATTGGGTAAAATCTAATGATGAAAAAGTGAGAGAAGCTTTTGATCGTGGTCCAAAAAATTGCACAATGACTTCCGGTGACATTCAAAAGGAGCTTGCAATGTGA